The following proteins are encoded in a genomic region of Ictalurus furcatus strain D&B chromosome 6, Billie_1.0, whole genome shotgun sequence:
- the spc25 gene encoding kinetochore protein Spc25 isoform X2 gives MASIKDLDVGEKFSSKLEEIRTKLLSQAMGEMLNEATVEFCQAHKQYMKSVLDTCSKKCWDDETMFETIQVYTEELKRQNSVMRERSGERPEILGSIQDKESHKELLIQKIEKLKQEQAKNREMIHSQNKANKDRLKNLNKIKEIFQERLSLEIRKIQGEKLQFIFRNINHKNPQSAYTFLLRITEDGVYQIASCDPPLAQMDHLERRLQETNNLSAFLSNVRKEFVALNNITKTA, from the exons ATGGCATCGATCAAAGATCTTGACGTCGGGGAGAAGTTCAGCAGCAAGCTAGAGGAAATCCGGACTAAACTGTTGTCCCAGGCGATGGGTGAAATGCTGAACGAGGCTACAGTGGAGTTCTGCCAAGCGCACAAACAGTACATGAAGTCTGTTCTGG ATACATGCTCGAAAAAATGCTGGGATGACGAGACCATGTTCGAGACCATACAGGTTTATACGGAAG aGCTGAAACGTCAGAATTCCGTCATGAGGGAGAGAAGTGGAGAACGGCCAGAAATCTTGGGATCGATCCAGGACAAAGAAAGCCATAAAGAACTCCTTATTCAGAAGATTGAGAAGCTGAAGCAAGAGCAGGCCAAGAACAGAGAAA TGATTCACTCACAAAACAAAGCCAACAAGGACCGGCTAAAGAACCTGAACAAAATTAAAGAGATCTTCCAGGAACGGCTAAGCCTCGAGATCCGAAAAATCCAGG gtgaGAAGCTGCAATTCATCTTCAGAAACATCAACCACAAGAATCCACAAAGTGCCTACACTTTTCTTTTAAGGATAACTGAGGATGGAGTGTACCAGA tTGCCTCCTGTGATCCTCCCCTGGCACAGATGGATCATCTGGAGCGTCGACTGCAGGAAACCAACAACCTCTCTGCGTTTCTGTCTAATGTCAGGAAAGAATTTGTCGCACTAAACAATATTACAAAGACTGCCTAA